From Novosphingobium decolorationis, one genomic window encodes:
- a CDS encoding mechanosensitive ion channel family protein, with the protein MLSARYLVRSGLRPDFVSFHALRTIGLAALLLLAVAVALGIPPARAAAQDEGEAAVAALMEDLAGHTRQAQALLQRTPDTDQTAQLRALRADLAADRDRAVALANDGSLDLRILEAQIEGLGEPPAEGESEPESVTEERARLQATLSKLMRPTLRLQNAQARAAVLVSELDARLASLNKQRLFSHDVSPLDPRQWIRAGGELMEAYATAQARTREFRREQGEVSIAGMIAVSLAVIVGVPMLGLLGWKWLSALVDRRRARATSIASKLAWTLALDASATVVFAIILAICVTTALLILLPLMPKDMVLGIVPSLIGAGGLIAVGRWLGRGAVLSPFPQLRLISLPEEDGASANRTIQRLTILLALISVLSSLENHGAVGANVSHVLSALFAVIGAWLLWHLSSAFQKARIEADAQSVATHEAIDFATPISRLMRLFGAASVLAALVGYAMLARFLFASTLISLAVIGIAIYFHRSIALVTGLLATGKLHAYRRALHFVPLAAGFLLTLLVLPIIAMIWGFSGAEISDGILLLRNGVDLGEVRLSIGDVATFAAVFFLGFFITRWLQRFLKVTVLPEFAMDAGAEAALLTFLGYLGITLAALIAIATTGLDLSNLAFVAGALSVGLGFGLQSVVENFTSGILLLIERPVKVGDWIEVGDNSGIVRKIAVRSTHIETFDRHQIIVPNSQLIAGVVKNRSFSSGPSRVVVPIGVAYGTDLERVREVLLDIAAQDEGVLPYPEPVVIMSGFGDSSLDLRLQAFASDAIEAFQAGSRMNFTIARRFTDEDIEIPFPQRDLHLRTVPGTMMPPGASLPSG; encoded by the coding sequence GTGCTTTCGGCCAGATATCTTGTCCGCTCCGGACTTCGCCCGGACTTCGTTTCCTTTCACGCCCTGCGCACCATTGGCCTTGCGGCCCTGCTTCTGCTCGCTGTCGCTGTGGCTCTTGGCATCCCGCCCGCCCGGGCCGCTGCGCAGGACGAGGGCGAGGCCGCCGTCGCCGCGCTCATGGAAGATCTGGCCGGACACACCCGTCAGGCCCAGGCCCTTCTCCAGCGCACGCCCGACACCGATCAGACCGCCCAGCTGCGCGCCCTGCGCGCCGATCTTGCCGCGGACCGTGACCGGGCCGTGGCGCTCGCCAACGACGGATCGCTCGACCTGCGCATTCTCGAAGCGCAGATTGAGGGGCTGGGCGAGCCGCCCGCCGAAGGCGAAAGCGAACCGGAAAGCGTGACCGAGGAACGCGCCCGGCTGCAAGCCACGCTCAGCAAGCTGATGCGCCCCACGCTGCGCCTGCAGAACGCACAGGCCCGCGCCGCCGTGCTGGTCTCCGAGCTCGACGCACGCCTCGCCTCGCTGAACAAGCAGCGCCTTTTCTCCCACGACGTGTCCCCACTCGACCCGCGCCAGTGGATTCGCGCGGGCGGTGAACTCATGGAAGCCTATGCCACCGCGCAGGCCCGCACCCGTGAGTTTCGCCGGGAACAGGGCGAGGTCTCCATTGCAGGCATGATCGCGGTGAGCCTCGCCGTCATCGTGGGCGTGCCCATGCTTGGCCTGCTTGGCTGGAAGTGGCTCTCGGCCCTTGTCGACCGGCGCCGGGCACGGGCCACCTCGATCGCGAGCAAGCTTGCCTGGACGCTCGCGCTCGATGCCAGCGCCACTGTTGTATTCGCCATCATTCTTGCCATTTGCGTCACCACTGCACTCCTGATTCTCCTGCCCCTCATGCCCAAGGACATGGTCCTGGGTATCGTCCCCTCCCTCATCGGGGCGGGCGGCCTTATCGCGGTCGGCCGTTGGCTGGGCCGGGGCGCGGTCCTTTCCCCCTTCCCCCAGCTGCGCCTTATCTCGCTTCCCGAAGAGGACGGCGCGAGCGCCAATCGCACCATCCAGCGCCTGACGATCCTGCTCGCGCTGATCTCGGTACTCAGCAGCCTGGAAAACCACGGCGCAGTGGGGGCCAATGTGTCCCACGTCCTCTCCGCACTCTTCGCGGTGATCGGCGCATGGCTGCTGTGGCACCTCTCCAGCGCCTTCCAGAAGGCCCGGATCGAGGCCGATGCGCAGAGCGTGGCGACCCACGAGGCCATCGACTTCGCCACCCCCATCTCCCGCCTGATGCGCCTGTTCGGCGCGGCCTCGGTGCTTGCCGCGCTGGTGGGCTATGCCATGCTCGCGCGCTTCCTCTTCGCCTCGACGCTGATCAGCCTCGCGGTCATCGGCATCGCGATCTACTTCCACCGCTCGATCGCGCTGGTGACCGGCCTGCTCGCCACCGGAAAGCTGCACGCCTACCGCCGCGCGCTCCACTTCGTGCCGCTGGCGGCCGGTTTCCTCCTGACGCTGCTGGTGCTCCCGATCATCGCGATGATCTGGGGTTTCAGCGGCGCGGAGATTTCCGACGGCATCCTGCTCCTGCGCAACGGCGTGGACCTTGGCGAGGTGCGCCTCTCGATCGGCGATGTCGCGACCTTTGCGGCAGTCTTCTTCCTGGGCTTCTTCATCACCCGCTGGCTGCAGCGCTTCCTCAAGGTGACGGTGCTGCCCGAGTTCGCGATGGACGCGGGCGCCGAGGCTGCGCTTCTTACCTTCCTGGGGTATCTGGGGATCACGCTCGCCGCGCTGATCGCCATCGCGACGACCGGGCTCGACCTCTCCAACCTTGCCTTCGTGGCGGGCGCGCTTTCGGTTGGGCTGGGCTTTGGCCTGCAGTCGGTGGTCGAGAACTTCACCAGCGGCATCCTCCTTCTCATCGAGCGTCCGGTGAAGGTCGGCGACTGGATCGAGGTGGGTGACAACTCGGGCATCGTGCGCAAGATCGCGGTGCGCTCGACCCATATCGAGACCTTCGACCGCCACCAGATCATCGTCCCCAACTCGCAGCTGATCGCGGGCGTGGTGAAGAACCGCAGCTTCTCGTCCGGTCCCTCGCGCGTGGTCGTGCCGATAGGGGTCGCCTACGGCACCGACCTCGAACGCGTGCGCGAGGTCCTGCTCGACATTGCGGCACAGGACGAGGGCGTGCTGCCCTATCCCGAGCCCGTGGTGATCATGTCCGGGTTTGGCGACAGTTCGCTTGACCTCAGGCTCCAGGCCTTCGCCTCCGATGCCATCGAGGCCTTCCAGGCCGGCTCGCGCATGAACTTCACGATTGCCCGCCGCTTCACCGACGAGGACATCGAGATCCCCTTCCCGCAGCGCGACCTGCACCTGCGCACGGTGCCCGGAACCATGATGCCTCCGGGCGCGAGCCTGCCCTCTGGCTGA
- a CDS encoding glycerophosphodiester phosphodiesterase family protein encodes MNDTTLSRRTLLRAGAGAALAGAAPGALEARAQTPVPAPRTAPAKPLLISHRGSSALRPEHTLASYAKAIEDGADFVEPDLVATKDGVLIARHENNIADTTDVSKRPEFADRKATRTIDGQNVTGWFTEDFTLDEIKSLRAVERLPVEMRGQSHTYDGQFQLLTLAEIADFVGAEAAARGRTIGLIPELKHPTYFRGIGLPLEERFLAAVEASHFLQTAPVIVQSFEVSNLQWLRPRIAGQSNIELLQLTLPMNVRPTDLAPTGKGMTYAQMHTPEGLAKLRGYADWVSPILQSIIPFGTMDGKPGPLGTPTALVRDAHAAGLKVSTWTFRPENVFLPTDYRGEGGEAARHDEGSVRMMQAYIATGIDSFFTDDPALGRRAIDTMPKE; translated from the coding sequence ATGAACGACACCACACTGTCGCGCAGGACCCTCCTGCGCGCCGGTGCCGGCGCGGCCCTTGCGGGGGCCGCGCCTGGTGCGTTGGAGGCCCGGGCGCAGACACCCGTCCCGGCCCCGCGCACGGCCCCGGCAAAACCCCTCCTCATCAGCCACCGCGGTTCCTCGGCGCTGCGGCCCGAGCACACGCTGGCCTCCTACGCCAAGGCGATCGAGGACGGCGCCGACTTCGTCGAGCCCGACCTTGTCGCGACGAAGGACGGCGTGCTCATCGCCCGGCACGAAAACAACATCGCCGACACCACCGACGTCTCCAAGCGCCCGGAATTCGCGGATCGCAAGGCGACGCGCACCATCGACGGGCAGAACGTAACGGGCTGGTTCACCGAAGATTTCACTCTCGACGAGATCAAGTCCCTGCGCGCAGTCGAGCGCCTTCCGGTTGAAATGCGTGGGCAAAGCCACACGTACGACGGCCAGTTCCAGCTCCTGACACTCGCCGAGATCGCCGACTTCGTGGGCGCCGAGGCCGCCGCACGCGGGCGCACCATCGGGCTCATTCCCGAACTCAAGCACCCGACCTACTTTCGTGGAATCGGCCTGCCCCTGGAAGAACGCTTCCTCGCGGCGGTGGAGGCCAGCCACTTCCTCCAGACCGCCCCCGTCATCGTGCAGAGCTTCGAGGTGTCCAACCTCCAGTGGCTGCGCCCCCGCATCGCAGGACAGAGCAACATCGAGCTGCTGCAACTGACCCTGCCGATGAACGTGCGCCCGACGGATCTGGCCCCCACGGGCAAGGGCATGACCTATGCCCAGATGCACACGCCCGAAGGCCTTGCGAAACTTCGCGGCTATGCGGACTGGGTCTCGCCCATCCTGCAGTCGATCATTCCCTTCGGCACGATGGACGGCAAGCCCGGCCCTCTCGGCACGCCGACGGCTCTGGTCCGCGACGCACATGCTGCCGGGCTCAAGGTCTCGACCTGGACGTTCCGCCCGGAAAACGTCTTCCTGCCCACCGACTACCGCGGCGAAGGCGGCGAGGCGGCGCGCCACGACGAAGGTTCGGTCCGCATGATGCAGGCCTATATCGCAACCGGCATCGACAGCTTCTTCACCGACGATCCCGCTCTGGGTCGCCGTGCCATCGACACGATGCCGAAGGAATAA
- a CDS encoding MlaA family lipoprotein, giving the protein MSLTAAAAALMIGSAIPQAVAQGPEDTPVPAAQEAMPQAEQAPLAAPETVTDEPGASDAQTGDQGLEGSEIIVTRRPGAPPGDPLEAINETSFQVVQSVDKAVVEPVAKAYNKGIPHPVREGLRNVFSNLQEPVVFAAYMLELKPGKALETAGRFLINSTLGLAGIIDVAKRKPFNLPYRPNGLANVLGYYGVGPGPYMYLPIIGPTTVRDLIGDSIDRLASPAMLGKPFTKPEVAIPMITLAQLGERAAFDDEINRIRDTDNPYATYRELYLRQREAEIEALHGRIMPDVVPVYGRMMPTAGSEPQDTPELIETPETPEPAAPAAIATPVEPTIRYVSEPVVQPLPEGYGNI; this is encoded by the coding sequence ATGAGCCTGACGGCCGCTGCCGCCGCGTTGATGATCGGCTCCGCCATCCCCCAGGCGGTCGCGCAGGGACCCGAGGACACGCCTGTCCCGGCCGCGCAGGAGGCAATGCCGCAAGCCGAACAGGCGCCTCTCGCCGCGCCCGAAACGGTTACGGACGAACCCGGTGCGTCCGATGCGCAAACGGGCGATCAGGGGCTCGAAGGTTCGGAAATCATCGTGACTCGCCGCCCCGGTGCGCCTCCGGGCGATCCGCTCGAGGCGATCAACGAAACCTCGTTCCAGGTCGTCCAGTCGGTTGACAAGGCGGTCGTCGAGCCGGTCGCCAAGGCCTACAACAAGGGCATCCCGCATCCGGTGCGCGAAGGCCTGCGCAATGTCTTCTCCAACCTCCAGGAGCCGGTGGTCTTTGCGGCCTACATGCTGGAATTGAAGCCGGGCAAGGCGCTGGAGACGGCAGGGCGCTTCCTCATCAATTCGACGCTGGGCCTCGCCGGCATCATCGATGTGGCCAAGCGCAAGCCCTTCAACCTGCCCTACCGGCCCAATGGCCTGGCCAATGTGCTGGGGTACTATGGCGTCGGGCCGGGGCCCTACATGTATCTGCCGATCATCGGCCCGACGACGGTGCGCGACCTCATCGGCGATTCGATCGACCGGCTGGCCTCGCCCGCCATGCTGGGCAAGCCCTTTACCAAGCCCGAGGTGGCGATCCCGATGATCACGCTGGCGCAATTGGGCGAACGCGCGGCCTTCGACGACGAGATCAACCGCATCCGCGATACCGACAACCCTTACGCGACCTATCGCGAACTCTACCTGCGCCAGCGCGAGGCCGAGATCGAGGCGCTGCACGGTCGGATCATGCCCGATGTCGTGCCGGTCTATGGCCGCATGATGCCGACCGCAGGCAGTGAGCCCCAGGATACGCCGGAGCTGATCGAAACCCCTGAGACGCCCGAGCCTGCCGCACCCGCGGCCATTGCAACGCCCGTGGAGCCGACGATCCGTTATGTCTCGGAGCCGGTCGTGCAGCCGCTGCCGGAAGGGTACGGGAACATCTAG
- a CDS encoding carboxylesterase/lipase family protein — protein MPSRRDALSAGLLLSGGLALAPSAGAAAAPSGVRTGTPAGQDTASTLTTPAGLVVETTGGRVRGYESRGIATFKGIPYGADTGGEGRFLPPRKVDPWPGTRLCLVPGAICPQAGEGPSASPMAFLNPGTPSVQSEDCLNLNVWTPGTGLGTGTGTGKRPVMVWIHGGNYSTGSSLAIRATDGEALARRGDVVVVSVNHRLNALGYLDLGALGSDSDFAASGNAGMLDLVLALEWVRDNIAQFGGDADNVTIFGQSGGGLKVTTLCAMPAARGLFHKAIAQSGSIRQLFGREMTEPLALGLLSQLDVPASDLRQLQSLPLAQVQAAAQAAQGQWFAKAKPGEIWHLVGWAPVRDGTIIPADPYSVQGRALSADIPLMVGTVRHEFCLTMFTLEAEKRSWADLREGIGAAFRDPDPLIAAYRAAHPEEKPVGLQAMMSADSFNRHNALEQARGQTAAGRAPAFLYRFDWITPQFDGAPRAYHCSELPLVFDSLDIVPEAAGTGPRAKAMAANAADAWIAFARTGNPSHAGIGTWTPLSSPQDAATMVFDDTCRMERQNTDLIARMRDHALWL, from the coding sequence ATGCCCTCTCGCCGCGATGCCTTAAGCGCCGGTCTTCTCCTCTCCGGAGGGCTGGCACTGGCCCCATCCGCAGGGGCGGCAGCGGCACCTTCCGGCGTGCGCACCGGGACGCCAGCCGGTCAGGACACCGCGTCCACGCTGACGACGCCCGCAGGCCTTGTGGTCGAAACTACGGGAGGGCGCGTGCGCGGCTATGAGAGCCGTGGCATCGCGACCTTCAAGGGCATTCCCTATGGGGCCGACACCGGGGGCGAGGGGCGCTTCCTGCCCCCGCGCAAGGTCGATCCCTGGCCCGGCACGCGCCTGTGCCTGGTGCCCGGTGCGATCTGCCCGCAGGCCGGCGAGGGCCCCTCGGCCAGCCCGATGGCCTTTCTCAATCCCGGCACGCCTTCGGTCCAGAGCGAGGACTGCCTCAACCTCAATGTCTGGACGCCTGGTACGGGCTTGGGCACGGGCACGGGCACGGGAAAGCGCCCGGTCATGGTGTGGATCCACGGGGGCAACTATTCGACGGGATCGAGCCTCGCCATCCGCGCCACCGACGGAGAGGCGCTGGCCCGGCGCGGCGACGTGGTGGTGGTCTCGGTCAACCACCGTCTCAACGCGCTGGGCTATCTGGACCTGGGTGCGCTCGGCTCCGACTCGGACTTTGCCGCCTCGGGCAATGCGGGGATGCTGGATCTTGTCCTGGCGCTTGAATGGGTGCGGGACAATATCGCGCAATTCGGGGGCGATGCGGACAACGTCACGATCTTCGGCCAGTCGGGCGGCGGGCTCAAGGTGACGACGCTCTGCGCCATGCCCGCGGCCAGGGGGCTGTTCCACAAGGCCATCGCGCAGAGCGGCTCGATCCGCCAGCTGTTCGGCCGCGAGATGACCGAGCCGCTGGCGCTCGGTCTCCTCTCCCAACTGGACGTTCCTGCCAGCGATCTTCGACAGCTCCAGTCGCTTCCGCTGGCGCAGGTGCAGGCCGCCGCACAGGCCGCGCAAGGGCAGTGGTTCGCCAAGGCGAAGCCGGGCGAGATCTGGCATCTTGTCGGCTGGGCGCCGGTGCGCGATGGCACGATCATTCCCGCCGATCCCTATAGCGTGCAAGGCCGAGCGCTCAGCGCCGATATCCCGCTCATGGTGGGGACCGTGCGCCACGAGTTCTGCCTGACGATGTTCACGCTGGAGGCGGAGAAGCGCAGCTGGGCGGACCTGCGCGAAGGGATCGGGGCGGCGTTCCGCGATCCCGATCCGCTGATCGCGGCCTACCGCGCGGCGCATCCGGAGGAAAAACCGGTGGGCCTTCAAGCCATGATGTCGGCCGACAGCTTCAACCGCCACAACGCGCTCGAGCAGGCGCGTGGGCAGACCGCCGCAGGCCGGGCGCCCGCCTTCCTCTACCGCTTCGACTGGATCACCCCGCAGTTCGACGGAGCGCCGCGCGCCTACCACTGCAGCGAGCTGCCACTGGTCTTCGACAGCCTCGACATCGTGCCCGAGGCGGCGGGCACGGGGCCACGCGCGAAGGCCATGGCCGCGAACGCGGCCGATGCCTGGATCGCCTTTGCCCGTACCGGCAATCCCTCGCATGCAGGGATCGGGACGTGGACGCCGCTGTCCTCGCCGCAGGATGCCGCGACCATGGTGTTCGACGACACCTGCCGGATGGAGCGGCAGAACACCGATCTCATCGCGCGCATGCGCGATCATGCGCTCTGGCTTTAG
- a CDS encoding amidohydrolase family protein, translating to MLIRNARIASGSIDGPRADVRIADGRITAIGALSPLPGESILEAKGGALLPGLHDHHIHLAASAAAVHSVPCGPPEVDDAATLQRVLRAAPGSDWLRGTGYDEAVAGMLSRHQLDAWLPTRPVRIQHRTGRMWFLNSAALAQLLERAAPPPGLERIDGNWTGRLFDEDSWLRTTLAASPPDLTALGARLTAGGITGVTDMSPANARDTVAWLHAARTAGFAPAIMVAGTPGLSDVPLPPGLTLGPVKLHLHENALPDLDAVTQTARAAHARGRAVAIHCTTEVELVFALALLRSAGPRPGDRIEHAGIAPDPLIAQIAELGLQVVSQPAFIAERGDRYRADVPASDWPHLYRLRAFREAGVTLAAGSDAPYGTLDPWAAMRAACSRQTRAGKVLGLDERLSPEEALDLFLADPADLARRRRITVGAPADLCLLDRPWQVARKVLDAAMVRATLIAGRLVHERIDTRVGKAPGERCLHANAAAG from the coding sequence ATGCTGATCCGCAATGCCCGGATTGCCTCGGGTTCCATCGATGGCCCGCGCGCCGATGTCCGTATCGCAGACGGCCGGATCACCGCCATCGGCGCCCTATCTCCCCTGCCGGGCGAGTCCATTCTCGAGGCGAAGGGCGGCGCGCTCCTGCCCGGTCTGCACGACCATCACATCCACCTTGCCGCAAGCGCCGCGGCTGTCCACTCGGTGCCTTGCGGCCCTCCCGAAGTGGACGACGCCGCAACCCTGCAACGCGTCCTTCGCGCCGCGCCGGGCTCCGACTGGCTTCGCGGCACCGGCTACGACGAGGCGGTTGCGGGAATGCTCTCGCGCCACCAGCTCGACGCATGGCTGCCGACCCGTCCGGTGCGCATCCAGCACCGAACCGGGCGCATGTGGTTCCTCAACAGCGCCGCGCTTGCGCAGCTCCTGGAGCGCGCCGCCCCGCCGCCGGGTCTGGAGCGCATCGACGGCAACTGGACAGGACGCCTCTTCGACGAAGACTCCTGGCTTCGCACCACCCTTGCCGCCAGCCCCCCCGACCTCACCGCGTTGGGCGCGCGTCTGACGGCGGGGGGCATCACCGGCGTGACCGACATGTCGCCCGCCAACGCGCGCGATACCGTAGCCTGGCTACACGCCGCACGCACGGCCGGCTTTGCCCCTGCGATCATGGTCGCGGGAACGCCGGGCCTGAGCGATGTCCCCCTCCCTCCCGGGCTGACCCTGGGCCCGGTCAAGCTTCACCTTCACGAAAACGCCCTGCCCGATCTGGATGCGGTGACGCAGACGGCGCGAGCCGCCCATGCGCGGGGCCGGGCGGTCGCGATCCACTGCACCACCGAAGTCGAACTGGTCTTCGCACTCGCTCTTCTGCGCAGCGCCGGCCCACGCCCCGGCGACCGCATCGAACACGCCGGGATCGCGCCCGATCCGCTCATCGCGCAGATCGCCGAGCTGGGCCTGCAGGTGGTGAGCCAGCCCGCCTTCATTGCCGAGCGGGGCGACCGCTACCGCGCCGACGTCCCCGCGTCCGACTGGCCACACCTCTACCGCCTGCGCGCCTTTCGCGAGGCAGGCGTAACCCTCGCGGCAGGAAGCGATGCCCCCTACGGCACGCTCGACCCCTGGGCCGCCATGCGTGCGGCCTGCAGCCGGCAAACCCGGGCGGGCAAGGTCCTCGGCCTGGACGAGCGCCTCTCGCCCGAAGAGGCGCTCGACCTGTTCCTGGCCGATCCGGCCGACCTTGCGCGCAGGCGTCGCATCACCGTGGGCGCCCCGGCTGACCTGTGCCTGCTCGATCGCCCCTGGCAAGTGGCCCGCAAGGTCCTCGACGCCGCCATGGTCCGCGCCACCCTGATTGCCGGACGACTAGTGCACGAGCGCATCGACACACGAGTCGGCAAGGCCCCAGGCGAGCGCTGTCTCCACGCCAATGCGGCGGCCGGATAG
- a CDS encoding TonB-dependent receptor, translating to MLRRSHAIGARYDFNGTEEIYFNIQKNMRNFGTAPWGQGSQAAFDYFKDVGRPETSWTYEAGLRSHHVFPGSFLSSLDAQINYYHVDFSNRLLSISTTVGGLGGGSITGGTSTLFNVGGVKTDGVDASITLGLGSIFSIYNAFSFNSSRYGSDYTDGTNVFATDGKQVPGSPKWMNKTMISANFGPIDAQIEGQYIGKRYATYTNDGVVDSYYMANARIAFDLAGYIPLEKASVSLNVTNLFDEKGASTISVGRPTASYATYPLAPRQWFLTFTAGI from the coding sequence TTGCTCCGCCGTTCTCACGCCATTGGCGCGCGTTACGATTTCAACGGCACCGAGGAAATCTACTTCAACATCCAGAAGAACATGCGCAACTTCGGCACCGCGCCGTGGGGCCAAGGCAGCCAGGCCGCGTTCGACTACTTCAAGGATGTGGGCCGTCCCGAAACGTCCTGGACCTACGAAGCGGGCCTGCGCAGCCACCACGTGTTCCCCGGCTCGTTCCTCAGCTCGCTCGACGCGCAGATCAACTATTACCACGTCGACTTCTCCAACCGCCTGCTTTCGATCAGCACGACGGTCGGCGGCCTTGGCGGCGGCTCGATCACCGGCGGCACCAGCACGCTGTTCAACGTGGGCGGCGTGAAGACCGACGGCGTCGATGCCTCGATCACGCTGGGCCTGGGCTCGATCTTCTCGATCTACAACGCGTTCTCGTTCAACAGCTCGCGCTATGGTAGCGACTACACCGATGGCACGAACGTCTTCGCAACCGACGGCAAGCAGGTCCCGGGCAGCCCGAAGTGGATGAACAAGACCATGATCTCGGCCAACTTCGGCCCGATCGATGCGCAGATCGAGGGCCAGTACATCGGCAAGCGCTACGCCACCTACACCAACGACGGCGTGGTCGACTCCTACTACATGGCCAACGCCCGCATTGCCTTCGACCTTGCCGGCTACATCCCGCTCGAAAAGGCCTCGGTCTCGCTCAACGTGACCAACCTGTTCGACGAGAAGGGCGCCTCGACCATCAGCGTCGGCCGTCCGACGGCCTCCTACGCCACCTACCCGCTGGCCCCGCGCCAGTGGTTCCTGACCTTCACCGCAGGTATCTGA
- a CDS encoding enoyl-CoA hydratase/isomerase family protein produces the protein MTHARWLAEGRTAPKDHPAGRLHVTRKDDVLHLEMDRPGTHNAIDAPLRDALREALDLAVLDPTIARVELRGGGRTFGVGADLAEFGTTRDPARAHAIRMQTLPALAAVRCGERLVSRVQGLCVGASLELAAFGRIEARRDAIFHLPELAMGLLPGAGGCVSLSRRIGRQRTALMVLSGRRIGVETALAWGLADSCVDALVH, from the coding sequence TTGACACACGCCCGGTGGCTCGCCGAAGGACGCACCGCTCCAAAAGATCATCCGGCAGGACGGCTCCACGTCACGCGCAAGGACGATGTGCTGCACCTGGAAATGGACCGGCCCGGGACCCACAACGCCATCGATGCCCCGCTGCGCGATGCCCTTCGCGAGGCGCTGGACCTGGCGGTTCTCGATCCCACCATCGCGCGCGTGGAGCTGCGCGGCGGGGGGCGCACGTTCGGGGTGGGGGCGGATCTGGCCGAGTTCGGGACCACGCGCGATCCGGCCCGGGCCCATGCCATCCGGATGCAGACGCTGCCCGCCCTTGCGGCGGTGCGCTGCGGCGAGCGGCTGGTCAGTCGGGTGCAGGGCCTGTGCGTTGGCGCCTCGCTGGAACTTGCCGCCTTCGGGCGTATCGAGGCGCGCCGGGACGCGATCTTCCACTTGCCGGAACTGGCGATGGGGCTGCTGCCAGGAGCAGGCGGATGCGTGTCGCTGTCGCGCCGGATCGGCCGTCAGCGCACCGCGCTCATGGTCCTATCCGGCCGCCGCATTGGCGTGGAGACAGCGCTCGCCTGGGGCCTTGCCGACTCGTGTGTCGATGCGCTCGTGCACTAG
- the istB gene encoding IS21-like element helper ATPase IstB, whose amino-acid sequence MSDQTPELLLAHNLKALKLPTCLREHHKLARQCAAEGVDHIRFLARLVEMEMIDRERRMVERRIKAARFPAVKSLDSFDFTVIPRLNKMQVLEMARCEWIERRENAIALGPSGTGKTHVALGLGLAACQKGLSVGFTTAAALVSEMMEARDERRLLRFQKQMVGYKLLIIDELGFVPLSKTGAELLFELISQRYERGSTLITSNLPFDEWTETFGSERLTGALLDRLTHHVSILEMNGESYRLAHSRARKAKIRP is encoded by the coding sequence ATGAGCGATCAGACCCCGGAGCTTCTTCTCGCTCACAATCTCAAGGCACTCAAGCTGCCTACGTGCCTGCGAGAGCACCACAAGCTCGCCCGGCAATGTGCCGCTGAAGGCGTCGATCATATCCGCTTCCTCGCCCGCCTTGTCGAGATGGAGATGATCGACAGGGAGCGTCGTATGGTCGAGCGGCGCATCAAGGCCGCGCGCTTCCCCGCCGTCAAAAGCCTCGACAGCTTCGACTTCACCGTCATCCCCAGGCTCAACAAGATGCAGGTGCTCGAGATGGCGCGCTGCGAGTGGATCGAGCGGCGTGAGAACGCCATCGCTCTGGGGCCATCGGGCACCGGAAAGACGCACGTAGCGTTGGGGCTCGGACTGGCAGCATGCCAGAAAGGGCTGTCGGTGGGCTTCACCACTGCGGCGGCGCTGGTCAGCGAAATGATGGAGGCGCGCGACGAGCGGCGTCTCCTGCGCTTCCAGAAGCAGATGGTCGGATACAAACTGCTCATCATCGACGAACTGGGCTTCGTACCGCTCTCCAAGACCGGCGCCGAACTGCTGTTCGAGCTGATCTCCCAGCGTTACGAACGCGGCTCCACCTTGATCACCAGCAACCTGCCCTTCGACGAATGGACCGAAACCTTCGGATCCGAGCGTCTCACAGGCGCGCTCCTCGATCGCCTGACCCATCACGTCAGCATCCTCGAGATGAACGGCGAAAGCTATCGCCTCGCTCACAGCCGGGCCCGCAAGGCCAAAATCAGACCCTGA